Proteins from one Dromiciops gliroides isolate mDroGli1 chromosome 6, mDroGli1.pri, whole genome shotgun sequence genomic window:
- the LOC122732059 gene encoding myosin light polypeptide 6-like gives MCDVTEYQTAEFKEAFQLFDHMGDGKILYSQCGDMMQALGQDPTSAEVLMVLGNSKSDEMNVKVLDFEHFLPMLQTEAKNKDQGTYKDYVEWLWVFDKEGNGTVMGAEIQHVLITLGEKMTGEEVEALVAGHEDSNGCINYEELVQMALNS, from the coding sequence ATGTGTGACGTCACGGAGTATCAGACTGCCGAGTTCAAGGAGGCCTTCCAGCTGTTTGACCACATGGGGGATGGAAAGATCTTATACAGCCAGTGTGGGGACATGATGCAGGCCCTGGGCCAGGACCCCACCAGTGCTGAGGTGCTCATGGTCTTAGGAAATTCCAAGAGTGATGAGATGAATGTAAAGGTGCTGGACTTTGAACACTTTCTGCCAATGCTGCAGACTGAAGCAAAGAATAAGGACCAGGGCACATATAAAGACTACGTAGAGTGGCTTTGGGTGTTTGATAAGGAAGGGAATGGTACAGTCATGGGGGCTGAAATACAGCATGTCCTCATCACTCTGGGTGAGAAGATGACTGGGGAAGAAGTGGAAGCGTTGGTGGCAGGACATGAGGACAGCAATGGTTGTATCAACTATGAAGAGCTAGTCCAGATGGCGCTGAACAGCTGA